The Candidatus Nitrosymbiomonas proteolyticus genome has a segment encoding these proteins:
- a CDS encoding type I secretion outer membrane protein TolC, whose translation MLQAASLRLSQAKLTSRALGAFPVTRLLVGYTTDPETGGSDDDLVLSQPIDLFGRTNAYRRSGRALVAEAEASFRQVSLDVQTEVLEAYLSAVAAAELAKSAKAVQAVYEQLYEATRLRVEGGIAPGFHLTQVGLDLEQAKLRAEQRQSEQNAALRKLESVTGLSELREFQGAFPELVPVATDAEALKRQRPELLLLEAQTQLAEAEIAISRASGRPELELQGRRTPWQERDDRYGLRLQLSIPLFDHGRVAAETRAAGIKAEAARKAFTDASKLAEGEVKAAQIEVASARDQVGKYEALVARAKELVNRLRPGLTEQATTLIEVLDATRVLRDLEQAYVEARTRLAEAQARLVRASGQILEVNP comes from the coding sequence GTGCTTCAAGCGGCCAGTCTGCGACTGAGTCAAGCCAAGTTGACCAGCCGCGCCCTAGGAGCCTTTCCTGTCACGCGTCTCCTCGTCGGATACACGACTGATCCCGAAACAGGGGGGTCTGATGATGACCTCGTCTTGTCTCAACCGATCGATTTGTTTGGCCGAACAAACGCCTACCGTCGATCGGGCCGCGCTCTAGTCGCGGAAGCTGAAGCCAGCTTTCGTCAAGTGTCGCTCGACGTTCAGACGGAGGTGCTAGAGGCGTATCTGTCCGCCGTCGCCGCTGCAGAGTTGGCAAAGAGCGCAAAGGCCGTTCAGGCCGTTTACGAGCAGCTATACGAAGCGACGCGGCTTCGAGTCGAAGGTGGAATTGCGCCTGGATTCCACCTCACGCAAGTCGGCCTCGACCTTGAGCAAGCAAAGCTTCGCGCCGAGCAGCGTCAGTCCGAACAGAATGCAGCGCTTCGCAAGCTTGAGTCTGTTACCGGACTGTCTGAATTGCGCGAGTTTCAAGGTGCCTTTCCAGAGCTAGTGCCCGTTGCAACCGACGCAGAAGCCCTGAAGCGGCAGCGCCCTGAATTGTTGCTACTTGAGGCCCAAACCCAGTTAGCTGAGGCCGAAATTGCCATCTCACGAGCGAGCGGCAGGCCCGAACTGGAGCTTCAAGGCAGGAGAACGCCCTGGCAAGAGCGAGACGATCGGTATGGACTCCGACTTCAGCTGTCAATCCCGCTCTTCGATCACGGCCGAGTCGCTGCTGAAACGAGAGCTGCTGGAATCAAGGCCGAAGCCGCCCGCAAGGCGTTTACTGACGCATCCAAGTTGGCCGAGGGCGAAGTAAAGGCGGCGCAGATTGAAGTTGCGTCCGCGAGAGACCAAGTAGGCAAATACGAGGCACTAGTGGCACGCGCCAAGGAACTGGTGAATCGCCTTCGCCCCGGTCTCACGGAACAAGCGACAACCCTGATCGAAGTCCTGGACGCGACCCGAGTGCTCCGAGATCTTGAGCAAGCCTACGTCGAAGCACGAACTCGCCTTGCCGAAGCACAGGCAAGACTTGTCCGAGCTTCCGGCCAAATTCTGGAGGTGAACCCATGA
- a CDS encoding helix-turn-helix domain protein, translated as MNNAISRESRLDKLAYRIGDVAYVLSISESKVKRLLRSRQLGHIKDGGTTMITRRQVEAYLREKELEQGWKES; from the coding sequence ATGAACAATGCCATCTCCCGAGAATCTCGACTTGACAAGCTGGCTTATCGAATCGGTGACGTAGCCTACGTGCTTAGCATCAGCGAATCGAAGGTCAAACGGCTCCTGCGTTCCCGACAACTCGGTCACATCAAGGATGGCGGGACGACAATGATTACTCGTCGTCAAGTGGAGGCTTATCTCCGCGAAAAGGAACTGGAGCAAGGGTGGAAGGAAAGCTAA
- a CDS encoding hypothetical conserved protein, with protein MSASRKPSKCGPRKSGVRLTSRDRRVIGEIARYGAISRGQLMELGFFSSVSRANRRLRLLVEGKFLRRTFVATGPQQNSTIYVLGPAGVDVAVEDNSFDPIEMKRHGRRSPERMYLEHHLGVVSIRLVAIRESSDLRLLRYIAEPDCRHEYEVVVRGRVIKRLMKPDALAVFAHGDSMLSVYIEFDRGNTSLPQMAALFARYEAYWAETAYQSAYETDIPFTVALVTTAGRRRIDNLSRLTRRAAVSVTFTTFAQLESKGFGAAIWKSAKTEEFSTLWDPLPEGGGP; from the coding sequence ATGTCCGCAAGCCGCAAGCCTAGCAAGTGCGGGCCTCGAAAGAGCGGCGTCCGCCTAACCAGCCGGGATCGAAGGGTCATCGGAGAGATAGCACGTTACGGGGCGATCTCCCGGGGCCAGCTGATGGAGTTAGGGTTCTTCAGTTCGGTCAGCCGCGCTAATCGACGCCTAAGACTCCTCGTTGAGGGTAAGTTCCTCCGTCGAACGTTTGTTGCGACCGGCCCTCAACAGAACTCAACGATCTACGTCCTCGGCCCAGCCGGAGTCGATGTCGCCGTCGAAGACAACTCATTCGATCCAATCGAGATGAAGCGGCATGGTCGGCGCTCTCCTGAGCGGATGTACCTTGAGCATCACCTTGGCGTCGTCTCGATCCGCCTTGTGGCAATCCGGGAATCAAGCGACTTGCGGTTGCTTCGCTACATAGCAGAACCCGACTGCCGACATGAGTATGAGGTTGTTGTTCGCGGGCGAGTTATCAAGCGGCTCATGAAGCCAGATGCGTTGGCGGTCTTCGCGCATGGCGACTCTATGCTTTCTGTCTACATTGAGTTCGACCGAGGCAACACTTCGCTTCCTCAGATGGCGGCGCTTTTTGCGCGCTACGAGGCGTACTGGGCGGAGACCGCTTACCAGTCCGCGTACGAGACGGACATTCCATTCACAGTCGCCCTTGTGACGACGGCCGGGCGACGTCGAATCGACAACCTGTCCCGGCTGACTAGGCGTGCAGCAGTGTCGGTCACGTTCACTACTTTTGCGCAGTTGGAGTCAAAAGGCTTCGGTGCCGCCATCTGGAAGAGTGCGAAGACCGAAGAATTCTCGACTCTCTGGGATCCGTTGCCTGAGGGAGGTGGCCCATGA
- a CDS encoding phage integrase family protein, with protein MAKAISGEGSIRRRLSGKLAGKWRVQWSYDDPMSNELTTVDRTFPTQAEAARFLKELKVRVHTGQKIEVANAKRALTLNTWFDELAGTSANGFAGRWQEDGMKLKTISTKVSRYNTHVRNSEVGKLPVQHIDIDRARAFFRTMKEEGKSKATMKDVQGVLVKVLNDAIDTYEKLPNLRNPFSKVKLETPEVREAIVVTPKDAMQAVRKLSNEEDRAFLGLFFLAGLRLSEHMAITAEQIDFDKGVIVIDRAVKLGPTGKQDLGLPKGDKVRLVTMCPTLAELLRPLVEKTDSYLFPAKSVDSPRMKKRTYENWHRILKETGLPEELEPRDCRLSHNTWLEKFCPKVSLSTRLEHMGHSVNRNSSEHRGLTVNLRNYTRFLSDAQGILRKELERVVKAALRKGR; from the coding sequence ATGGCCAAGGCTATTTCAGGCGAAGGCTCAATCCGAAGGCGGCTTAGCGGCAAGCTCGCTGGCAAGTGGCGGGTTCAGTGGTCGTACGACGACCCCATGTCTAATGAGCTGACGACTGTGGATCGCACCTTCCCGACTCAGGCTGAAGCAGCGAGGTTCCTAAAAGAACTCAAGGTACGGGTTCACACGGGACAGAAAATCGAGGTGGCAAACGCCAAGCGTGCCCTGACGCTCAATACTTGGTTCGATGAACTTGCGGGTACATCGGCGAACGGATTCGCTGGCCGCTGGCAGGAGGACGGGATGAAGCTCAAGACGATCTCAACGAAGGTCAGCCGCTACAACACCCATGTCCGTAATTCTGAGGTTGGAAAGCTTCCAGTCCAGCACATCGACATCGACCGAGCGCGGGCATTCTTTCGAACGATGAAGGAAGAAGGCAAGTCCAAGGCGACGATGAAGGACGTTCAAGGCGTTCTCGTGAAAGTTTTGAACGATGCCATCGACACCTATGAAAAGCTGCCGAATCTTCGCAACCCGTTCTCCAAGGTAAAGCTTGAAACCCCCGAAGTGCGAGAAGCAATTGTCGTGACGCCAAAGGACGCGATGCAGGCTGTCCGAAAGCTCTCGAATGAAGAAGATCGAGCATTTCTCGGCCTTTTCTTTCTGGCGGGTCTCCGATTGAGCGAACACATGGCGATAACCGCAGAGCAAATCGACTTCGATAAGGGCGTGATTGTAATAGACAGGGCGGTGAAGCTTGGACCAACTGGAAAGCAGGACCTCGGCTTGCCAAAGGGCGACAAGGTGAGGCTGGTTACAATGTGCCCAACCTTGGCCGAGTTGCTACGGCCGTTGGTGGAAAAGACTGATAGCTACTTATTCCCGGCGAAGTCTGTCGACAGCCCTCGGATGAAGAAACGGACCTATGAAAACTGGCATCGCATCCTCAAGGAAACGGGCTTACCGGAGGAATTGGAACCGAGAGACTGTCGGCTCAGCCACAACACGTGGCTTGAAAAGTTCTGTCCGAAGGTGAGCTTGTCCACGCGCCTTGAGCACATGGGCCACAGTGTGAATCGAAATAGCTCTGAACACCGTGGTTTGACCGTCAACCTGCGGAACTACACGAGGTTCTTGAGCGATGCGCAGGGGATTCTGAGGAAGGAACTGGAGCGAGTGGTCAAAGCGGCATTGCGTAAAGGGCGTTAG